A window of Cygnus atratus isolate AKBS03 ecotype Queensland, Australia chromosome 24, CAtr_DNAZoo_HiC_assembly, whole genome shotgun sequence contains these coding sequences:
- the LOC126913561 gene encoding Krueppel-like factor 15 encodes MYAKSSHLKARCRRHSEEKPYPCAWPSCGWRFSGSDELSWHKRSHSGVRPYRCAACEKKFARSDHLATHVKIPWGQPAASGRFGEAAGVRSGG; translated from the exons ATGTACGCCAAGAGCTCCCACCTCAAGGCCCGCTGCCGTCGGCACAGCGAGGAGAAGCCCTACCCGTGTGCTTGGCCCAGCTGCGGCTGGCG gTTCTCCGGCTCAGATGAGCTCTCCTGGCACAAGCGCTCCCACTCCGGTGTCAGGCCGTACCGGTGCGCCGCCTGCGAGAAGAAGTTTGCCCGCAGCGACCATTTAGCCACGCACGTGAAGATCCCCTGGGGCCAGCCGGCAGCCAGCGGACGCTtcggggaggcagcaggagttAGGTCTGGAGGCTGA
- the SLC45A3 gene encoding solute carrier family 45 member 3, which translates to MAHRAWLSTLLHSRRAQLLLVNSLTFGLEVCLAAGITYVPPLLLEVGVEEKFMSMVLGIGPVLGLVFVPLIGSASDHWHSSYGRRRPFIWMLCLGVLLSLFVIPHASSLASLFALNTRPLEIAFLILGIGLLDFCGQVCFTPLEALLSDLFQEPDNCRQAFSMYAFMISLGGCIGYLLPAIDWGGSFLAPYLGGQETCLFSLLAVIFLGCVLATLFVTEEAATQADALDDAALKDALPKPSPPACCSCQLSKSLLQARHMVQALRNLCTLLPRLHSLYCRIPRVIRRLFVAELCSWMALMTFMLFYTDFVGEGLYHGVPRAKPGTEARRHYDEGVRMGSLGLFLQCVTSIFFSTIMDRMVKCFGTRAVYLASVVFFPAAAFVMCLSHSVIVVTISAALTGFTFSALQILPYTLASLYHHEKQVFLHKYKSKEEEGTARLDKKSAFPKSLSSQKLTYQNGHAGGLYSSSSSSSSSPPPAASSALCVSSSCDVSLMMMVGEPDSVAPGRGICLDLAILDSAFLLSQVVPSLFMGSIVQFTQSVTAYMVSAAGFGLVAIYFATKVVFDKSDMAKYSL; encoded by the exons ATGGCGCACAGAGCGTGGCTCAGCACGCTGCTGCACAGCCGCAgggcccagctcctgctggtcAACTCCCTGACGTTCGGCCTCGAGGTCTGCCTGGCTGCCGGCATCACCTACGTGCCTCCGCTGCTGCTGGAAGTGGGCGTCGAGGAGAAGTTCATGAGCATGGTTTTGG GGATAGGACCTGTCCTTGGCCTGGTTTTTGTCCCACTGATCGGATCTGCCAGCGACCACTGGCACAGCAGCTACGGCCGAAGGCGGCCTTTCATCTGGATGCTGTGCCTGGGAGTCCTGCTGAGCCTCTTCGTGATCCCGCACGCCAGCAGCCTGGCCAGCCTGTTTGCCCTCAACACTCGCCCGCTGGAGATCGCCTTCCTCATCCTGGGCATCGGGTTACTGGATTTCTGCGGCCAGGTCTGCTTCACCCCGCTCGAGGCCCTGCTCTCGGACCTCTTCCAGGAGCCCGACAACTGCCGCCAGGCCTTCTCCATGTACGCCTTCATGATCAGCCTCGGGGGCTGCATTGGCTACCTGCTGCCAGCCATTGACTGGGGGGGCAGCTTTCTGGCCCCGTACCTGGGAGGGCAGGAGACATGCCTCTTCAGCCTCCTGGCTGTCATTTTCCTTGGCTGTGTGCTGGCCACGCTCTTTGTGACTGAAGAGGCAGCCACCCAGGCAGATGCCCTGGACGACGCAGCACTGAAGGATGCTCTCCCTAagccctcccctcctgcctgctgctcttgCCAGCTCTCTAAGAGCCTCCTGCAGGCCAGGCACATGGTGCAGGCCCTCAGAAACCTCTGCACGCTGCTGCCGCGGCTTCACAGCCTCTACTGCCGCATCCCCAGGGTCATCCGGCGCCTGTTCGTGGCCgagctctgcagctggatgGCACTCATGACTTTCATGCTGTTCTACACGGACTTTGTTGGGGAAGGGCTGTACCATGGTGTCCCCAGAGCCAAGCCGGGCACAGAAGCCAGACGCCACTACGATGAAG GTGTCCGGATGGGTAGTTTGGGCCTCTTCCTGCAGTGCGTCACGTCCATCTTCTTTTCGACAATCATGGACCGGATGGTGAAGTGCTTTGGGACGCGGGCGGTCTACCTGGCCAGCGTGGTGTTCTTCCCCGCGGCTGCCTTCGTCATGTGCCTTTCCCACAGCGTCATCGTTGTGACCATCTCAGCTGCTCTCACGGGCTTCACCTTCTCTGCACTCCAGATCCTGCCATACACGCTGGCATCGCTCTATCACCATGAAAAACAG gTATTTTTGCATAAATACAAGAGCAAAGAGGAGGAAGGTACGGCTCGACTGGACAAGAAATCGGCCTTCCCTAAAAGCCTTTCCAGCCAGAAGCTGACTTACCAGAATGGACATGCTGGGGGCCTctactcctcctcctcctcctcctcctcctctcctcctccggctgccagctcagctctgtgcGTCAGCTCCTCCTGCGACGTCTCGCTGATGATGATGGTGGGAGAGCCGGACTCGGTGGCTCCTGGCCGAGGGATCTGCCTGGACCTGGCCATTTTGGACAgtgctttccttctctctcaggTTGTCCCCTCCCTCTTCATGGGGTCCATCGTCCAGTTTACGCAGTCGGTGACTGCCTACATGGTGTCGGCTGCTGGCTTTGGCCTGGTGGCGATTTACTTTGCAACCAAAGTTGTCTTTGATAAGAGTGACATGGCCAAGTATTCATTGTGA